TGGCACAATTTAGCTGGTCTATAAATTTTGTTGTGTAGTGGTTTTAGTCTGTGTGCAAAATACCTGTACCATAAATAGGTCAGGCATAGTTGATAAAGAACACCAATCAGTAattttttcataatgaaattgtgCATTGCTGAGCTGCATTTCAGCCACCCATGACCAAGTTTCATTATCCATAAATGTTTATGCCACTAGTAGTAGATTCACTTGGgtatatattataattataatgtttaatCATAGATAATCTATGGCATAATGCAACATCACTGCTACTTGACTGCACGTGGCATTCACAAAGTCTCCCTAAAGAAAGAAGTCACTAACCACAGACAAAGCCAGACTGTCTGTACAGACATGAGATACATGTGCAGGTTGAGTAAATCATAAGTTACTGAATGACATAGACTATAATACACATTAATTGATACAGAATGCTGTATCTGAGGGATCTGACACCATTCCAAATCTCACCAGTTTTTTTGCAAGATTCCAGATTAACATTCCACTTCAAAATTTACATACCTAGCTACACATATATTAGCACTTGGCTAGCTTCAAGACCAATTGGATCACTGGTGAAGTCAGAAATGTACACTTAAGTTGCACTATATTGCCTGTCCAAACATATTGTGACATACATACACTAATTGTAAGACAGCACACAAGATAATTTGCAACATAAACTTATGAAAGACTTGCTgagattccagattccattttgggattccaagtgatttgtgtTAGATTCTAGTTGGTATCAGACCTTTCGGCTCTATTTAATCAtcatacaatgcatgcagtcTGACTCTCTTGTGCTTAGATTGTTTTTACCCTTTTGAGTTTTGGGCagcaaatgcaaaaagaaaaataatGTGGTGACTAGTCTGACTCAGCTGTGTCCAACTGCAGTACCTCATAATGAGTTGTCACTGAATACAGCAGCCTCCAGTATACTCGTCATTTGACGAGTCTTACTTCACTACACTTTTTAGTGTTGGATACACGTACTGCCTCAAGTAAGGAAAAAAGGCACGTAGGTCATTTAGTAACAGTATAAAGTATACTCAAAAGTATTAGCCAAGTTCCTTCCTTGCCGGCAATCACAGGAACGAACGCAATGTGAAGACTGTAATAGACCATTCTtgtgacaaaaaaaaatcaccaacACAAAGCTGCATAAGAAATGGTTGCAGCTATTCTATGCCAATAAATGTTTTCAAGGCTTGATCGGATGTGTCCATGAAACAACTAATAAAGCTTGTGTGCACATATATAATAATTGCAGAATTCCTTTACCAGACAAATAACTAGCAATGTATATCATTAACACCCCACAGCCTAGTTTTACAATTCAAAAGAAAGTCATATGACAGTACAATGAGACTTGCTACAGGCTTATACACTGACTATGTTAGTACTATGTAGATAAATATAATATAGTCCAATAAATAATTTATTCTAGAACAACTGTAGTGCTAACTGAGATTTCTCCTTCATTATCACCAATTGCTACTTCAGTGACAGTATGAGGTTTCATTTCAACCTCTTCGTGTAGATCAATAATCGGTACAGCTTTAAATCGACCATACATTAGATGAAACATCAACCTAAAGCATGGATAATATAGATACACACTTATGAAGAACAATATATACAGTTAGCTTACCTCAGTTTAGCCCATGGAAACTTCGCTGCAGCAAAGCATAGGACTATTAGCAGTAGTAGGTAGTAGAATGGAGTTAGTAGTGCTGTGAGTTTTGTTACACCAGAAGAGTCCATATCACAACTACCATCAACAATTGCTTCATTACTATCACTGACTAGTACTAGTAACTCTTCTATCAGGTCTGCAGTATTTCTCAACAAAATGACCAACATTAGAGTTGCACACAACAACGACTCCACCAGGCACGTGACAAAATCCTTATATGGACACACGAAGCAATACAGTGCAAATATTATCATTAAAATAAATAAGGCTGGAATCTGCAGTACAAAAATTTAAATGGTCACTTATACATAACAAAAGTTACTTCTTACTTCATTACGTCCAAATGctatcacaaatatcagcaaAACCAGTCGACGTCCCAACTCCACCCCACCCCACCAACTACAGTCAGCTTTAAAGCCAACACAACTCGGCACACTACATACTCGTAGAAAATTAGCCAAATGGTACGGTTTCTAGGAAAACAAACGTTAACAAAAGATGGTCACTAATCACAGACTAAAGATACCTTGATGACGACAAGGTGTGATGAGGTCACAGTAACTACTAGCAGTGCTCCAAACATTAAAATGAAAATGGAAAGTAGTCCAAGTGGAATATGGCCACCATTAAAACATTGCACTGATCCATCCCAGTACCATCGCTACACAACACAAGCTAACACCAACACTACAAGCTGTCTACACTCACAATTTCTTCCCTTATATTATCGAATGATTGTGTTGATGAGTTACTCATTACTCTATCATTAAAGGATACACTGGGGCAGTTGAGCAGTGACATGGATGTGTACAGCACATGATTGAATTGTAACACAATCAAAAACCAGATCCCATGTCTGAATCGATACTGCATTAGTTTACGAATAAATCTGGAACAACAGCATTGCCCATCAGGTGATGATAGCAGTCAAAGTACACTAACCTTCTAGCTACTAAAATAGCTGTAATGATTGTGAAGGTCACAAAGAAAGGGATATATCGGATGGCAAATGATTCCAAGGCAGTGGTGCTGTTGTATAGACAGAAATCATATGGGAAGTACAAACTTGTTAGACTACTAATGTAATAGAGCTGTAAAACATTGAATAAAAATCAGTCGAAAATTAACAACTCTTACATATCTGTGCGCTTTACTGAAGGTCACTGGAAAATCATCAGTAATATATGGAGCCACCTGTAAGAGCACACATTAATATTCGTACCAGTAAGGATTACAATTCTGACCTGAATGTAAAACAAACAGGGATAGAGCCAAGTGGGAAATGGATAGTTCAGTTTCAGCAATATCAGAACTGCAGCAGCATCCAACACAACTATACCCATACACAATATAATATCAGTGTATATGTTAAGACATGATTCCCTCACTTAATGCAACAATCAGTAGAGCACTGACATCATCACAGTCCACACACCTGTTCAATAATGCACTAACACCTTTTCCACCTCTACATTTACCACACAGTACACCTAAAGGATACAAGATGGGATCAATATGTCATCATTAATGTGCTCTCCTTACCTTTACgatcacacacacactgcagGTCAATATCTTCCTCGGGTAATACGGAAAAACATGTTGGATCATCACTTTCCACAAGTTTATCGCAACGACAATAGCCAGGAGGACAATAATGAAATGCTACCCCATCACTGTCACTACTTATACTGGCCCAGTATCCTTCCTGTAGGGTGTGTACGTATCGATGTGTCAAGTTAATTACAGTCTTCATACCAATACAAGAATGCCTACTCGTGGTATACATTCCACCAATTCATCTAGTTCATCATTACATTCACATCTCCAAACACCAGAACTGCCTTTAAGGACAAATCCTGGAGGACATCTTTGGCTTTCAATTCCAATCAACCTTTCTTGCAATGCCTACATATAGAAAACCAGTGATATTGTAAAGTACAGAGTACTGGTACGAcagaataatatattatatatacccTCAACCATATCTGTTATGATGATTTTGTAATATTGTTTCAAGCCCAGagtaacacacacaacacagttTGTTGATGATAAACACTTACCAGTTGAGTTGGAGAGTCAATTGACAACATTCCCTCAAACTCACTATAGTTTGGAATAGGGACATCACTTTGTAGCCTGTATgtaatttcataactttttgattcAGGTTCCAATACTATCAGTGTGGGGAATGTGTCCATTAGGTAAGGACCAGAAGATACCTGCAAATAGGAAGCATCAGTTAGCTTGATTTTGCTGCGTTCAGCACACAAGGATAATGAAGACTGTACAACAGAATCTATCATACTGATATTCCCAAAAAGTATGCTACAGTTTTGGACGGTCTCTAGTTACATACCCTTATGTAGTTTTCTATACTTTGAACATATCATAGGAAAAGCTGGTTTGGTCTTTGTACAATAGCTGTATGGCATTTAAAAACAGTACAAAAGTGCTTACTAATGGCTTGGTGCTGTCGTATGATACATAACCCAAGGATTGAGAGATTGGCAGTTcaatcttgttttgtggctgatgactgctctattagaatattaggctgttctattagagcatattagTGCTTCTCAGTTCTACTTCTAGAACATAAGCCCCTTAGAGAGCTGTAGCTTCCCTAGCCCGTCCCCTTTCTGCTGAAGGTAACACAACAGCAATACTGGTTATGTTTCCTTAAAACATCATACTCTTCTGTTCTGTACTGTGCATCAGGTGACAGTTAAACCACTGGGTGCATATAACATCCTGTACCGCTTACTAGGTCTACCCACACGCTAGGATAGACGCATGTACAGGTATTAAAACATAATTTTAAAACATACCAGTGTGTCACAATCATTGTTACTACttggaggaggaggaggaggatcGTCATCATTGTTATTGCTGTTGTCattattattgtcattattattGTCATTGTTGTCATTGTTGTTATTGCTGTTGTCATTATTATTGTCATTGTTGTCATTGTTGttattgctgctgctgccacCCCTCCCTCTCAATGCAGCCAACATCATCATGATGTTAGTTTGAGATATCTGGTTATCTGTGAACCTGAAGAATTCTGTAGTGAAGTGTTGTAATTCATCAAAAGCTTCTAAGGTAACTCGGATTGGTTCTCCAGGAAAGTATTTCTCACACtatacaaaatatttttaaaaaatggttaCAGAACTTTTAATATACAGAACATTTCAATACCTAAAAAGTTAATAGAACTACAATACTTTACAAATATATGCTATCCAGCTTTCTGAATATCAGTTTACTATAGAAGAGGAAAGCATTTCTCTTCTCCTTGAAAGCTACTTGTCCCTCTTTAAGAGGTAAAAGTAATACTGTACAATTTGGAAAGTAGCATGAAGTCTTTTACGGTTTAAAATATTGCTTGCATGCAGGAGGATAGACCAACTAGAACCTTATCATCTCAATGAATAAATGAACCAGACTACCAAATGTACCTCACATGAGCCCCGTTGCTCTCTATTGACCGTGCACATTTAATATCACACCATAGAAGTACAAATATTATATCTAATACCATGTAGGTCACTGCAACTTTCTTGGGCCAAACTCAGTAAAGTTCAGGGTCAGTAGGCcactaaaataaaaataaaattattaatttttgctAACTGAAGAGTATTTCACAGGTCAAATGATAGCTAAGCTACATTATGATTGTTGTGTCACTTGCCAGTTGGTAGCTACAATGGTGAAATATTTAAGTGTTCATTACTTTGTGATAAGCATAAAAGGTAACTTGCAATCTCGTGTTATCTCTACTTACAAGGTGATCTCTACTTGCAAGGTGATCACTTGTGAATGTAAATATTTTGCACTAAAATTAGGATTGGATGGAACAAAAGATTTAGCTAAAGTGGCCATAGCATTATAACTTCTGAAATTTCATGTGAAATAAAATAATAGTGGCACAAAATTTAGCGATAGAAGGCCATTTTTAAAACTAAAATCTTGCTTTTAATTAAAATACGTACAAAAACCCAATATGGCTACAACTTATAACAAGCACAAACCGGTTGTGTTTCAACTAGCAAAGTGTAAACAAAACAAATTGCACGTGCATAGCACTGTGTATGCAACCATAGGATCGATTTTGCCTACTGTCTTTCATATCTCAAGTTATATCCATCATTAAACTAATCTCTATGGGCTGGGAGAAAGCTTTGAGAGAACTGGTCCCTTGCCAGCAAGTCTGCAGACTAAATCAAAATTCAAGATGAATGGTGCTGGTTTGAATCATGTGATCCATACTTTTTGCTTCAACACACATACCCGACACAATTCTGACTAGGCAAACAGTGCTCAGTGATTAAGCTGTCAACAGTATGTGACCTTAGCAAAATCACACAATAACATTATCATGGTGCTAAAATACTCATGAATTAATTTAGCAAATGAACCTAAACGCTAAAATTAATGTCTCGCTATAAAAACCAGATACACTTCAGGATAGTAACCATTACATACCTGCAACTCTGAGTTAAAACTAACAGAAGGAGTTTGAACGTAGTAATCACGATTAGTATTGCTAGTGCTGCGACCTCTATTGGTGTTCTTCCTAGTGTATAATATACAAGGTATCACAGTTTTTATACATTATATACATACTTTAGCTCAACAAATCGCCATTTTAGTACCCTTCCAATGTCAAAATAAGGACTTCGATTTGAATTCCAAGAACACAAATTAAGTTTGTCAATATAAGCAACTGGGCCGACATCGGCTGTGTTTTCAGTGAAAGACATGGACACCTACACAAAAGATACAGCAACAATATAGCAATATATTCTGTGCTCTAACTTCATTCCACTCATCAGGAACAAATTGATTGTCTTCATACAGCAGAAAGCACAAAGAATTGCTTATCAGCTGGTGAAATATTGGTGGTACAGTTTGTGACTCCACAACAATCGATGCACCGATACTaccaaagaaaaaaacaacattAGGATCAATAATAAAAACTAACATACTTTCCACGATTATTAGTAAAGTTAAGATGTGACCCTCGGAACATTTGAACTTGCCCAAATGAAGTTACATAGAGTGCACCACCATCCAATTGTACAGCTGAGTTATCCCTAAACTCAATTGTACCATTTACACCCATAATGGTACCTATCACCTAAACCACATAATATTAATACACTCACTGTGTTATTAActcttactctaatagaaggtCCATTGTTGTCCACAAAAGAGTTAGCACCACTGAACATAACAGGATAATACAACAATGACACAACTCCACCACGACTTAATGAAGTTTCCATAAAGATGCTGTAAAATTAAGATAACTCTAAGTCACTTTTAACGGGTAACACAAACCAGTCAGATATGATCCTAGGGTATCCATTGCTCATTAAAGTTGTGGTGAAACCCTGAGAAAAAGATGCAACCGCATAACCGCCTCCAAGTTCTGATGCAGAATTTCTATCAAATGTTGAATTGCTGATGCTGAATTGGACTACACTGGCAGTCCCTATTGAGGGAATGTCAAATATTCCAGCCCCAGCTTGTGCCTTATTCAGCTGAAATTTACAGTTAGACAGTTTAATATTCAACAATTGTCCACTAGTCTGGTTTCCGACATAAGCAAAAAATATTCCACCACCTCCTACTCCAGCTTGGTTGTTGGTGAACTCACAATTTGTTACTGAGACATGATGTGAGGGGAGTGTGTTCTTTCCTTCTACTACAGCTAACCCAGCACCAAAGTAACCTGCAAAGTTGTCTCTGAATTTGCACCCACTGACACTTCCAGTCAAGCCGAT
The nucleotide sequence above comes from Dysidea avara chromosome 3, odDysAvar1.4, whole genome shotgun sequence. Encoded proteins:
- the LOC136249960 gene encoding uncharacterized protein: MQQEIVLSLVLLSLAVAQCQRLFNVAPRFPPCDGTIWSQANINAQGASCSGLTELLAVVNSSVQTGDEVVINLERVSDHHYLTDTVHITANASITIRGVCRPGVDDCDKSTIVCDIANISDDYSMRFEHNYAVTLQGIEFIGCPRILIIIEVFNVSVTECMFREFTEGVLSVSDCTVVHLRDLVIKDSTIIDGRLRGSAAGLIISYEYGSPLHHISPHFDVINCTFTNLSSLSTVQSTSFTSFLIQSMTLAGTGGGMAIYLIDNIGLTGSVSGCKFRDNFAGYFGAGLAVVEGKNTLPSHHVSVTNCEFTNNQAGVGGGGIFFAYVGNQTSGQLLNIKLSNCKFQLNKAQAGAGIFDIPSIGTASVVQFSISNSTFDRNSASELGGGYAVASFSQGFTTTLMSNGYPRIISDCIFMETSLSRGGVVSLLYYPVMFSGANSFVDNNGPSIRVIGTIMGVNGTIEFRDNSAVQLDGGALYVTSFGQVQMFRGSHLNFTNNRGNIGASIVVESQTVPPIFHQLISNSLCFLLYEDNQFVPDEWNEVSMSFTENTADVGPVAYIDKLNLCSWNSNRSPYFDIGRVLKWRFVELKKNTNRGRSTSNTNRDYYVQTPSVSFNSELQCEKYFPGEPIRVTLEAFDELQHFTTEFFRFTDNQISQTNIMMMLAALRGRGGSSSNNNNDNNDNNNDNSNNNNDNNDNNNDNNNDNSNNNDDDPPPPPPSSNNDCDTLVSSGPYLMDTFPTLIVLEPESKSYEITYRLQSDVPIPNYSEFEGMLSIDSPTQLALQERLIGIESQRCPPGFVLKGSSGVWRCECNDELDELVECIPRVGILVLEGYWASISSDSDGVAFHYCPPGYCRCDKLVESDDPTCFSVLPEEDIDLQCVCDRKGVLCGKCRGGKGVSALLNRCVDCDDVSALLIVALIVLDAAAVLILLKLNYPFPTWLYPCLFYIQVAPYITDDFPVTFSKAHRYLYYISSLTSLYFPYDFCLYNSTTALESFAIRYIPFFVTFTIITAILVARRFIRKLMQYRFRHGIWFLIVLQFNHVLYTSMSLLNCPSVSFNDRVMSNSSTQSFDNIREEIRWYWDGSVQCFNGGHIPLGLLSIFILMFGALLVVTVTSSHLVVIKKPYHLANFLRVCSVPSCVGFKADCSWWGGVELGRRLVLLIFVIAFGRNEIPALFILMIIFALYCFVCPYKDFVTCLVESLLCATLMLVILLRNTADLIEELLVLVSDSNEAIVDGSCDMDSSGVTKLTALLTPFYYLLLLIVLCFAAAKFPWAKLRLMFHLMYGRFKAVPIIDLHEEVEMKPHTVTEVAIGDNEGEISVSTTVVLE